Genomic DNA from Buteo buteo chromosome 21, bButBut1.hap1.1, whole genome shotgun sequence:
CCTGGCCCAGAAGTTCAACAGCTGTCTTCAtcttaagaggaagaaaataattttgccttttttttttccaaatgttggTAATTCCATATATCCACTTCAGCTAAGTCTCAATGTTTTGTTCTTGTTCCTGAGTTGCTCTTCTGCCCTGCTCGTTACCCTAACTAACCTGTTCTATCTCCCAGACTGTTCATCCCTCCCCCCGCCTTCTCCTGTGGTCTGACGCTCAACAAACCCAGGTTGGCTGCGCCTGCCTGGAGAcggtgggaggaggaaaggggcaAGAGGAAGCACGCATGTAAAAGCTGGTACCTGCAGCACAGATGACCTCTGCAGCACCTTCTCCTGCACCAAGGGGTACTTGGCCAGCTTATCGCACAACTCCCTGTGCAGCGAGTCCGAGCGCAGGGCTTCGCTGAAAGCTACGTCGTGCTGGCTGAGGAGGCCGAACTTGTCCCTGCGGTAGAAAGTGGCCAGGCCTTCGTGCTGCTTCTCCTTGATCCTGAAGAGCCCTTCGAGCCCAAAAGCGTCCAGGGCTGGAGCCAAGCTGTCCGCGAAGACGGCCTTATCCACTTCTTGCAAGCAGATGAGGTCGGCGCTGTAGCCCGCCAGCTCCTTCTTGAGGAGGTTCTGCCGGTAGTCGAGCTCCAGGGCGTACGGGGCGCAGTAGGGGTAGAGCACGGTGCGGGAGAACTCCGTCTGGGCGTAGGCGTCGGCCAGGATGTTGTAGGAGACGGCGCGCAGGGAGCCCTCCCCGCAGACCTTCTTGGTGTAGAGGTGCCGGGAGTCGAAGGTGCAGGCGCCGGGGCCGGCCTCCACGGGGCCGCTGCTCTCCACCTCGCGGGGCGGCCCGTAGCGCTGCGCTCCGTCCCCGGGCGTGCACCGCAGCTTCAGCCGCAGCCCCACCAGCGCGTTGGAGGGCGTGAAGACGCGCTCGGCCGCCGCCTCCACCCAGGCCGGGCCGCcgtcgcccgccgccgccgcctcctcctccccgccggcCGCGGGCCGCCGCTCGCGGTACCAGCGGAAGAGGCAGTGCTGCGGCGCGGCGAACTCGGCGCTCACCTTGGGGCAGACGGGGAAGCCGGCCAGCAGCGAGCGCGGCAGCTGGAGCTCGGTGAGCGCCGGCGGGTTGCGCTCCACGCGGTACCGCGCCTCGCCGATCTGCAGCACGGCGCCGTCCTGCCAGGCCGCCGCGTTCGGCACCTCCTCGGCCACCGCCTCCCCGTCGCGGGAGAACAGCCGCacggccggcgccgccgcctccgccgccgcctcccccgccgggccgccctCCGCCCGCGCCTTCTTGCTCTTCTTCGCCGCCTTGGCGTGGCCCTTGGCGGCGTTGGTGGCGAtgcgggccagcgcccggcccAGCGGCTCCGCCTGGTCCCGCTGCATGTGCCTGGCGCTGCCGTCGGGGAGCACGAACCGCAGGCTCAGCTTGGGCTCGGACGGCACGCACCGCACCACGGCCCGCTCCATGGcgccgcggccggcgggcaggcggcctccgccgccgccggggaaGGCGGCGGGAGAGCCGAGCAGCCTCCCGAGGGCGGAGCGCAGCCTGCGCCACATGGAGCCGGCGCCGCGGCTCGCCCGCTTCCTAGAGGCGCGCCCGGAAATGACCTcagcggggctgggcggggcCGCGCTCCCAACCGCcgccactgctgctgctgccgctgctcgCGCCCGGAGGAGGGGCGGCGCGCGAGGGCGCCCTGCGTCGCTttgggcggcgggcgggagcgtTAGCGCCTCGCCGTGACTGAGagggcggccccgcggcgggtCTCCTCTCCGCCGGCCGCTCTCTCGGCGGTTAGCCCGCCCGGAGGAGCAGCGCCTTTTGTTCCCTCAGACGCGAAATCCCGTCTCCGGCGGAAAGCTTTGCCGGCCGCCTGGCAAACGGCTTGTCCGAAAAGGGGGTTGGTTTCCCACACAAGGCGCGGATGGGCGTAGGCTGTGCATGGATAAAGCTCTTTGATACCGAGGGTTCGGGTTCGTTTACTGTTTGTGGGAAAACATTTCACGTCTGGATTGAAACTTCAAACGGAGTAGTCCTGGGCTGTGAAAACGTGTTAGGAAAGTGCCCGGGGCTTTTGAAAACGGATCTAAaattctccccagctgctcttG
This window encodes:
- the PDE12 gene encoding 2',5'-phosphodiesterase 12, translated to MWRRLRSALGRLLGSPAAFPGGGGGRLPAGRGAMERAVVRCVPSEPKLSLRFVLPDGSARHMQRDQAEPLGRALARIATNAAKGHAKAAKKSKKARAEGGPAGEAAAEAAAPAVRLFSRDGEAVAEEVPNAAAWQDGAVLQIGEARYRVERNPPALTELQLPRSLLAGFPVCPKVSAEFAAPQHCLFRWYRERRPAAGGEEEAAAAGDGGPAWVEAAAERVFTPSNALVGLRLKLRCTPGDGAQRYGPPREVESSGPVEAGPGACTFDSRHLYTKKVCGEGSLRAVSYNILADAYAQTEFSRTVLYPYCAPYALELDYRQNLLKKELAGYSADLICLQEVDKAVFADSLAPALDAFGLEGLFRIKEKQHEGLATFYRRDKFGLLSQHDVAFSEALRSDSLHRELCDKLAKYPLVQEKVLQRSSVLQVSVLQSTTDPSRKICVANTHLYWHPKGGNIRLIQIAVALSHIKHVACDLYPSIPIIFCGDFNSTPSSGTYSFINSGGIAEDHEDWVSNGEEERCNMPLSHPFKLLSACGEPAYTNYVGGFHGCLDYIFIDRNALEVEQVIPLPSHEEVTTHQALPSVSHPSDHIALICDLKWK